Proteins encoded by one window of Candidatus Methylomirabilota bacterium:
- a CDS encoding PadR family transcriptional regulator yields MERKAGTTEYAVLGMLGWGPASGYDLKKRFEGSVGHFWSESYGQIYPILARLAAEGLAERRLERQKGKPDRYVYSITAEGQERLGAWLGEPAREQGFRSELLLKLFFGRRRPVEESIRHVERFRERQQALKRGYADRERELLRKHRAHPELPYWLMTLRFGASRANALLRWSDETLKTLERLHRAPVRRAKSR; encoded by the coding sequence ATGGAGCGCAAGGCCGGCACGACCGAATACGCGGTGCTCGGGATGCTCGGGTGGGGCCCCGCCTCTGGCTACGACCTCAAGAAGCGGTTCGAGGGCAGCGTCGGCCACTTCTGGAGCGAGAGCTACGGGCAGATCTACCCGATCCTCGCGCGCCTGGCGGCCGAGGGACTGGCCGAGCGGCGCCTCGAGCGCCAGAAGGGCAAGCCCGACCGCTACGTGTACTCCATCACCGCCGAGGGACAGGAGCGGCTCGGGGCATGGCTCGGAGAGCCCGCGCGGGAGCAGGGCTTCAGGAGCGAGCTGCTGCTCAAGCTCTTCTTCGGACGGCGCCGTCCGGTTGAGGAGAGCATCCGTCACGTGGAGCGCTTTCGTGAGCGACAGCAGGCGCTCAAGCGGGGCTACGCCGACCGGGAGCGCGAACTGCTGAGAAAGCACCGCGCGCATCCCGAGCTGCCGTACTGGCTGATGACGCTCCGCTTTGGGGCGAGTCGGGCCAACGCGCTCCTTCGTTGGAGCGACGAGACACTCAAGACGCTCGAGCGGCTCCACCGCGCGCCTGTGCGGCGGGCGAAAAGCCGCTGA
- a CDS encoding DUF2306 domain-containing protein, whose protein sequence is METAIRLTLWVHILAGAVALVVAPIALMTVKGGPTHRRWGKVYFWAMGVVAATAIVVGLWRSILFLVLTAVFSFYAALSGYRVLYRKRPDLGQRPSALDWAAAGITVAASATLVILGIAKPTPRFQQLSTVAIVFGFVGLAIAGLDVLRFIRPPAEKRAWWYKHMANMIGSYIAAVTAFSVVNFHSLPTTVRWLWPTAIGTPLIAIWITYYKRRFNAPKLQRAAGTA, encoded by the coding sequence ATGGAAACGGCGATACGGCTCACGCTCTGGGTCCACATCCTGGCGGGCGCGGTGGCGCTCGTCGTCGCGCCGATCGCGCTCATGACGGTCAAGGGCGGCCCGACTCACCGGAGGTGGGGCAAGGTCTACTTCTGGGCGATGGGGGTGGTCGCGGCGACGGCCATCGTCGTCGGCCTCTGGCGATCGATCCTGTTCCTGGTGCTGACGGCGGTGTTCAGCTTCTACGCGGCGCTTTCCGGCTACCGCGTGCTCTACCGAAAGCGCCCCGATCTCGGACAGCGCCCGTCCGCGCTCGACTGGGCAGCCGCCGGGATCACGGTCGCGGCGAGCGCGACCCTGGTGATACTCGGCATCGCCAAGCCGACGCCCAGATTCCAGCAGCTCTCCACGGTCGCCATCGTCTTCGGCTTCGTCGGGCTCGCGATCGCCGGCCTCGACGTCCTGCGGTTCATCCGTCCGCCGGCCGAGAAGCGCGCGTGGTGGTACAAGCACATGGCGAACATGATCGGGTCCTACATCGCGGCGGTGACGGCCTTCTCGGTGGTGAACTTCCACAGCCTGCCGACGACGGTGCGCTGGCTCTGGCCGACCGCGATCGGCACGCCCCTCATCGCGATCTGGATCACCTACTACAAGCGCCGCTTCAACGCCCCCAAGCTCCAGCGCGCCGCTGGCACCGCCTAG
- a CDS encoding adenylate/guanylate cyclase domain-containing protein — MQCPQCQQDNPSQARFCMRCGAGFTPSCSHCSTELPVGAAFCFACGRPVTAAAPIPAARFASPESYTPKHLADKILTTRSALEGERKQVTVLFADVSGFTALSERLDPEEVHRLMTRAFDLILAEVHRYEGTVNQFLGDGIMALFGAPIAHEDHAQRAVHAALGIGAALARYQEELRPRGITFRVRQGMNTGLVVVGSIGSDLRMDYTAMGDTTNVAARMQQAGAPGQVLIAEATHRLIADYFHTLPLGEMTLKGKSEPVAAWEVTAARAARTRIEIGAEHGLTPFVGRQRELGILMDCFEQARGGRGQIVFIVGEPGIGKSRLLYEFRRGLGAEATWLEGHCVPFGQSTAFSPLIDLLRRSFGIEEGDPEATMVGKIERGVLALGEDLRPILPFVLHLLTVGSGDTAVLDMDPQQRRGEIFDALRRLTARAAEARPQVVVYEDLHWIDQATEEYLLSFADSIPASRVLHVLSYRTGYSHPFGERTYHTRLALTALPSQASVRMAEAMLATSDLPEELTALIVRKAEGNPFFVEEVVKSLQEAEAIRPVGDRYVLARPVHEIVVPDTIQDVLMARVDRLPEAAKRTLQMASVIGRDFSRRLLDRLSDAGERTENVLGQLKAVEFIYEKAVLPELSYTFKHALTHEVAYGSLLIQRRKELHEKIGLAIEELYGDRLTELYEVLAYHFERSEAWQKALKYLLKAADKAAKAFATRGAIALYEQAEAAAARLGDDVPGTTRIGIHQAKADLYLLVSDFERARTEGERVLALARQIADGPAEAAALVAMSFASWLGHKFDQALEDARQGIAVAEAVGAQSALAGGHLSTGLVYDVTGRIREAREKFEQVISISRAVGDVVNESWALVFAAEIKGWEAAFDEASRMYADGLQIARAHNVLLPMLEGLFMWAINLTGKGDYDGALAMLEEGLALAEKVGDENYTPRYLNSLGWLYIECGDLDRARELNRRGSEGGRRRRDRGAQDADESIANAELNLGDICLITGDLPLAHEILDGVHRQVKNPATSEWMRWRYSLHLFASLAELELARGDLVKARELADHCLELATRTNSRKYLVKAWRLKGEIALARRRWDEGEAALRQALHIARAIASPTQLWKTHLAVGRLHSEAKRPDLARTAYQAALAVVDHVKAGFRNPELLVSFERTPLIRQVYDLGALD; from the coding sequence ATGCAGTGTCCCCAGTGCCAGCAGGACAACCCATCTCAGGCGCGGTTCTGCATGAGGTGTGGTGCGGGCTTCACGCCGAGCTGCAGCCACTGCAGCACCGAGCTGCCCGTGGGTGCCGCTTTCTGTTTCGCATGCGGGCGCCCGGTCACTGCGGCGGCTCCCATTCCCGCGGCGCGATTCGCCTCACCCGAGAGCTACACTCCCAAGCACCTCGCGGACAAGATCCTGACCACCCGGAGCGCCTTGGAAGGAGAGCGCAAGCAAGTCACCGTGCTCTTCGCCGACGTCTCTGGCTTCACGGCGCTCTCGGAGCGGCTCGACCCCGAGGAGGTGCATCGGCTGATGACCAGGGCCTTCGACCTAATCCTAGCCGAAGTCCACCGTTACGAAGGCACGGTCAACCAATTCCTCGGCGATGGCATCATGGCCCTCTTCGGCGCTCCGATCGCCCACGAGGATCATGCCCAGCGAGCGGTGCATGCCGCGCTTGGCATCGGCGCCGCCCTGGCGCGCTACCAGGAAGAGCTCCGACCGCGCGGGATCACCTTCCGGGTCCGGCAGGGCATGAACACGGGGCTCGTGGTCGTGGGAAGCATTGGGAGCGATCTCCGGATGGACTACACCGCGATGGGCGACACGACCAACGTCGCCGCGCGGATGCAGCAGGCGGGCGCCCCAGGGCAGGTCCTGATCGCCGAGGCGACCCACCGCCTCATCGCGGATTATTTCCACACCCTGCCGCTCGGCGAGATGACCCTCAAAGGAAAGAGTGAGCCCGTGGCCGCGTGGGAGGTGACGGCGGCGCGAGCGGCGAGAACCCGGATCGAGATCGGGGCCGAGCACGGGCTCACCCCCTTCGTGGGCCGGCAGCGGGAGCTCGGTATCCTGATGGACTGCTTCGAGCAGGCGCGGGGCGGCCGGGGGCAGATCGTGTTCATCGTCGGAGAGCCAGGGATCGGCAAATCCCGGCTTCTCTACGAGTTCCGGCGCGGCCTCGGCGCGGAAGCCACCTGGCTCGAGGGGCACTGTGTGCCCTTCGGCCAGTCGACGGCATTTTCCCCGCTCATCGACTTGCTGAGGCGGAGCTTCGGGATCGAGGAAGGCGATCCCGAAGCGACGATGGTCGGGAAGATCGAGCGGGGCGTCCTCGCTTTGGGCGAGGATCTCCGGCCCATCCTACCGTTCGTCCTCCACCTCCTCACCGTCGGCTCTGGCGATACGGCCGTGCTGGACATGGATCCTCAGCAGCGTCGCGGGGAAATCTTCGACGCCCTCCGGCGCCTGACGGCCCGCGCAGCGGAGGCGCGGCCGCAAGTCGTGGTCTATGAGGACCTTCACTGGATCGATCAGGCGACAGAAGAGTACCTCCTGTCCTTCGCCGACAGCATCCCGGCCAGCCGTGTCCTTCACGTCCTGTCCTACCGCACGGGGTACAGCCATCCATTCGGGGAGCGGACCTACCACACCCGCCTCGCCCTCACCGCGCTGCCGAGCCAAGCGAGCGTGCGGATGGCCGAGGCGATGCTCGCCACCTCGGACCTGCCCGAGGAGCTGACGGCGCTGATCGTCCGGAAGGCCGAAGGAAACCCGTTCTTCGTCGAGGAGGTCGTGAAGTCCCTGCAGGAGGCGGAGGCCATAAGGCCGGTCGGAGACCGCTATGTCCTGGCCAGGCCGGTCCACGAGATCGTGGTGCCCGACACCATCCAGGACGTCCTCATGGCACGTGTCGACCGCCTCCCGGAAGCGGCGAAGCGCACTCTCCAGATGGCCTCCGTGATCGGACGCGACTTCAGCCGTCGCCTCCTGGATCGGCTCTCGGACGCCGGAGAACGGACCGAGAACGTCCTTGGCCAGCTGAAGGCCGTCGAGTTCATATACGAGAAGGCCGTCCTCCCCGAGCTCTCGTACACTTTCAAACACGCGCTGACCCACGAGGTGGCGTACGGCTCGCTCCTCATCCAGCGACGAAAGGAGCTGCACGAAAAAATCGGCTTGGCCATCGAGGAGCTGTATGGTGACCGGCTGACCGAGCTGTACGAGGTCCTCGCCTACCACTTCGAGAGGAGCGAAGCCTGGCAGAAGGCGCTCAAGTATCTCCTCAAGGCCGCCGACAAGGCCGCCAAGGCCTTCGCGACCCGCGGGGCGATCGCTCTCTACGAGCAGGCCGAAGCGGCGGCCGCTCGCCTCGGCGACGATGTTCCCGGCACGACTCGGATCGGGATCCATCAGGCCAAGGCCGACCTCTATCTTCTCGTGAGCGACTTCGAACGCGCCCGCACCGAGGGCGAACGTGTCCTGGCGCTCGCCCGGCAGATCGCCGACGGGCCCGCCGAGGCGGCAGCCCTCGTCGCCATGTCGTTCGCCTCCTGGCTGGGACACAAGTTCGACCAGGCTCTGGAGGACGCTCGGCAGGGCATCGCTGTCGCCGAGGCCGTGGGGGCCCAGTCGGCCCTGGCCGGCGGGCATCTCAGCACCGGCCTCGTCTACGACGTGACCGGCCGCATCCGCGAGGCAAGAGAGAAATTCGAACAGGTCATCAGCATCAGCCGGGCGGTGGGAGATGTCGTGAACGAATCCTGGGCGCTCGTTTTCGCGGCCGAGATCAAGGGGTGGGAAGCCGCGTTCGACGAGGCCTCGCGGATGTACGCCGATGGCCTCCAGATCGCCCGCGCCCACAACGTCCTGCTCCCCATGCTCGAAGGACTCTTCATGTGGGCCATCAACCTCACGGGCAAGGGCGACTATGACGGTGCGCTCGCGATGCTCGAGGAGGGACTCGCGCTCGCCGAGAAGGTCGGCGACGAGAACTACACGCCCCGCTATCTGAACTCGCTCGGGTGGCTCTACATCGAGTGCGGAGATCTGGATCGCGCGCGCGAGTTGAACCGCCGCGGGAGCGAAGGGGGGCGGAGGCGGCGGGATCGAGGCGCTCAGGACGCCGATGAGTCGATCGCCAACGCCGAGCTCAACCTGGGCGACATCTGTCTCATCACGGGCGACCTACCGCTCGCCCACGAGATCCTCGACGGCGTGCATCGCCAGGTGAAGAACCCGGCGACCAGCGAGTGGATGCGCTGGCGCTACTCGCTGCACCTTTTCGCGAGCCTGGCGGAGCTCGAGCTGGCCCGTGGTGACCTCGTGAAGGCGCGCGAACTGGCCGACCACTGCCTCGAGCTGGCCACTCGCACGAATTCGCGGAAGTACCTGGTGAAGGCCTGGCGGCTCAAAGGCGAGATCGCGCTGGCCCGGCGGCGGTGGGACGAGGGCGAGGCCGCACTTCGCCAGGCCTTGCACATCGCTCGGGCCATCGCCAGCCCGACTCAGCTATGGAAAACGCATCTGGCCGTGGGCCGGCTCCACAGTGAGGCAAAGAGGCCTGACCTGGCCCGCACCGCGTATCAGGCTGCCCTCGCCGTTGTCGACCACGTCAAGGCAGGTTTTCGCAACCCGGAACTGCTGGTGAGCTTCGAGCGCACTCCACTGATCCGGCAGGTCTACGATCTCGGTGCGCTCGACTAG
- a CDS encoding xanthine dehydrogenase family protein molybdopterin-binding subunit yields the protein MSGRLDPDPDKKLAGELVGASIRRKEDDRLLRGAGRFTDDFALPGMLWLAVVRSPHSHAVIARIDGADAARIPGVAAVLTRAELPALAGSVPPLVPAPEFHPYHHPVLAAERVTHAGEAVAAVVADTAYIAADGVESVRVEYEPLPAAATVEAALALGAPKVHESWPGNLAGVSESGTGSVAEGFAKADAVVEMQLYYPRVAGMPIEPRAVLASHDPAAGLLTVWLSTQVPFAVRSAIAGVLGMAEEHVRVIAPEVGGGFGVKGHVYPEDILVPAVARHLGRPVKWIETRREHFMTAAADRDQAHRARLGVTRDGAIVALETEFTRDHGAHTTLGEAITYNTINHLVGPYRVPNFHAVGQNVVTHKTFAAAYRGAGRPEANFVLDRLLDRAARQIGMDPADLRRKNLVRLEEMPWRTGLTYRDGVPIAYDPADYVKMFDLTLEKLGYAGWRAEQTKRRGSSRPIGIGISAYVEGTGLGPFEGANVRVDPGGTVFVDIGVSSQGQAHETTLAQICADVLSVPIEQVVIRGGDTQLVGYGMGTIASRVAAVAGPAVSRAAHETARKARIVAASIFECAPEDVVLEQGRIMVAGVPSKSLPLAAVAKAAVRSRALADAGGPGLNACAFHYPGTVAWAFGVHAVALEVDVETGALRLLKYVAAHDCGRPINPMIVEGQIHGGLAQGIGTALGEELIYDEAGQLLTGTFMDYPMPRAGVMPPLEIHHLDFPSPINELGIKGVGESGVVSPAAAIGNAVEDALWDRGVRVTRVPLTPARIFELLRAGAGA from the coding sequence CTGAGCGGACGCCTGGACCCCGACCCCGACAAAAAACTGGCCGGCGAGCTTGTCGGCGCCTCCATCCGACGCAAAGAAGACGACCGTCTCCTGCGCGGCGCCGGCCGCTTCACGGACGACTTCGCGCTGCCCGGCATGCTCTGGCTGGCTGTCGTGCGGAGCCCCCACTCTCACGCGGTGATCGCGCGCATCGACGGCGCCGATGCCGCGCGGATCCCCGGCGTCGCCGCGGTGCTGACGCGGGCCGAGCTGCCCGCCCTCGCAGGCTCAGTCCCGCCGCTCGTCCCCGCGCCCGAGTTCCACCCCTACCACCATCCCGTGTTGGCAGCCGAGCGGGTCACGCATGCGGGCGAAGCCGTGGCCGCCGTCGTCGCGGACACCGCGTACATCGCAGCCGACGGCGTCGAGAGCGTCCGCGTGGAATACGAGCCGCTGCCGGCGGCGGCCACCGTCGAGGCGGCGCTCGCCCTGGGCGCGCCGAAAGTCCACGAGAGCTGGCCGGGTAACCTGGCGGGAGTGTCCGAATCCGGGACGGGCAGCGTCGCCGAAGGCTTCGCCAAGGCCGACGCCGTCGTCGAGATGCAGCTCTACTACCCGCGCGTCGCGGGCATGCCGATCGAGCCGCGCGCGGTATTGGCCTCACACGATCCCGCGGCGGGTCTGCTCACGGTCTGGCTCTCGACCCAGGTGCCTTTCGCGGTGCGGAGCGCGATCGCGGGCGTGCTCGGCATGGCCGAGGAACACGTGCGCGTGATCGCCCCTGAAGTCGGCGGGGGCTTCGGGGTCAAGGGCCACGTCTATCCCGAGGACATCCTGGTGCCTGCGGTCGCGCGGCACCTCGGGCGCCCGGTCAAGTGGATCGAGACGCGGCGGGAACATTTCATGACGGCGGCGGCCGACCGCGACCAGGCGCACCGGGCACGGCTCGGCGTCACCAGGGACGGCGCCATCGTGGCACTCGAGACGGAGTTCACGCGAGACCACGGCGCGCACACGACGCTCGGCGAGGCCATCACCTACAACACCATCAATCACCTGGTCGGCCCCTACCGCGTCCCCAACTTCCACGCCGTGGGACAGAACGTCGTGACCCACAAGACCTTCGCCGCCGCGTATCGCGGCGCGGGGCGCCCCGAGGCCAACTTCGTCCTGGACCGCCTCCTCGACCGCGCCGCGCGGCAGATCGGCATGGACCCGGCCGATCTCAGGCGGAAGAACCTCGTGCGCCTCGAGGAGATGCCGTGGCGGACGGGGTTGACGTACCGCGACGGCGTGCCCATCGCCTACGACCCCGCCGACTACGTGAAGATGTTCGACCTCACGCTCGAGAAGCTCGGCTACGCGGGCTGGCGCGCCGAGCAAACGAAGCGGCGGGGCTCATCCCGACCGATCGGTATCGGGATCTCCGCCTACGTCGAGGGCACCGGCCTCGGGCCCTTCGAGGGCGCCAACGTCCGCGTGGATCCGGGTGGCACCGTCTTCGTCGACATCGGCGTGTCGTCCCAGGGCCAGGCCCACGAGACAACACTGGCCCAGATCTGCGCCGATGTCCTCTCGGTGCCGATCGAGCAGGTGGTGATTCGCGGCGGCGACACCCAGCTCGTCGGCTACGGCATGGGCACGATCGCGAGCCGCGTGGCGGCCGTGGCCGGCCCCGCCGTCTCTCGCGCCGCGCACGAGACCGCCCGCAAGGCCAGGATCGTCGCCGCGAGCATCTTCGAATGCGCTCCCGAGGACGTCGTGCTCGAGCAGGGGCGGATCATGGTGGCGGGAGTGCCGAGCAAGAGCCTGCCGCTGGCCGCCGTGGCGAAGGCCGCGGTGCGGAGCCGCGCGCTCGCGGATGCGGGCGGCCCCGGGCTCAACGCCTGCGCCTTCCACTACCCGGGCACCGTCGCCTGGGCCTTCGGCGTCCACGCCGTCGCGCTCGAGGTGGACGTCGAGACGGGCGCGCTCCGCCTCCTCAAGTACGTCGCGGCGCACGACTGCGGCCGGCCCATCAACCCGATGATCGTCGAGGGACAGATCCACGGCGGGCTGGCCCAGGGCATAGGCACGGCGCTCGGCGAGGAGCTGATCTATGACGAAGCCGGCCAGCTCCTGACCGGCACCTTCATGGACTACCCGATGCCGCGCGCGGGCGTCATGCCGCCGCTCGAGATCCACCACCTCGACTTCCCCTCGCCGATCAACGAGCTCGGCATTAAGGGCGTGGGCGAGAGCGGCGTCGTCTCCCCCGCCGCCGCCATCGGCAACGCCGTCGAGGACGCGCTCTGGGACCGCGGCGTCCGCGTCACGCGCGTGCCGCTCACGCCCGCGCGCATCTTCGAGCTGCTGCGGGCGGGCGCGGGGGCGTAG
- a CDS encoding cupin domain-containing protein, which translates to MEIHEQLERRIARFTDRVADWDAFADARVEGFRRAQHRFIGAGASGKGDARAIPAEHFTLSIMYVPPGQGNAPHTHPVEEAFFILEGKVKVFLEDGKGGRAETVLGKWDCISCPANVVHGFENVGLEGAYLQVMLGAAQPGLMGYADPELAKQRDAHLRPTRA; encoded by the coding sequence ATGGAGATCCACGAGCAGCTGGAGCGCCGCATTGCGCGCTTCACCGACCGCGTGGCCGACTGGGACGCCTTCGCGGACGCGCGCGTCGAGGGCTTCCGCCGCGCGCAACACCGCTTCATCGGCGCCGGCGCCTCGGGCAAAGGCGACGCGAGGGCCATCCCCGCCGAGCACTTCACGCTGTCCATCATGTACGTGCCGCCCGGACAGGGAAACGCGCCCCACACGCATCCCGTCGAGGAAGCCTTCTTCATCCTCGAGGGCAAGGTCAAGGTCTTCCTCGAGGACGGCAAGGGCGGCCGCGCCGAGACGGTGCTCGGCAAGTGGGACTGCATCTCCTGCCCGGCCAACGTCGTCCACGGCTTCGAGAACGTGGGTCTCGAGGGCGCGTATCTTCAAGTGATGCTCGGCGCCGCCCAGCCGGGACTCATGGGCTACGCCGACCCCGAGCTCGCGAAGCAGCGCGACGCGCATCTCCGGCCGACCCGCGCCTGA
- the tmk gene encoding dTMP kinase, which produces MRGFFITVEGVEGSGKSTHCRLLGQWLSARGLEVLLTSEPDGTPLGSAIRRVFEQDGVPPTPLTQTFLFMAARQQHVAQVIRPALARGAVVVSDRYADATLAYQGFGGGMELETIRDLNALATGGVMPDLTLLLDLDPSEGIKRISDRTLDAFEKMDLAFHRRVREGYLEIARAEKNRVVVLSAAQPEDALHAAVVRAVEGLLLKQEAGRGA; this is translated from the coding sequence ATGCGCGGCTTTTTCATCACGGTCGAAGGAGTTGAGGGCTCGGGCAAGTCCACGCACTGTCGGCTCCTCGGGCAGTGGCTCAGCGCCCGCGGGCTCGAGGTGCTCCTGACCAGCGAGCCTGACGGCACGCCGCTCGGCTCGGCCATCCGTAGGGTCTTTGAGCAGGACGGTGTGCCGCCGACGCCCCTTACGCAGACGTTCCTCTTCATGGCGGCGCGCCAGCAGCACGTCGCCCAGGTCATCCGCCCGGCGCTCGCGCGCGGGGCCGTCGTCGTCTCCGACCGCTACGCCGACGCAACGCTCGCCTACCAGGGATTCGGCGGCGGCATGGAGCTCGAGACGATCCGGGATCTCAACGCGCTCGCCACGGGTGGCGTCATGCCGGACCTGACCCTGCTCCTCGACCTCGACCCCTCGGAGGGCATCAAGCGGATCAGCGACCGCACGCTCGACGCATTTGAGAAGATGGATCTCGCCTTTCATCGCCGCGTGCGCGAGGGCTACCTCGAGATCGCGCGCGCCGAGAAGAACCGGGTCGTCGTGCTCAGCGCCGCGCAGCCCGAGGACGCGCTCCACGCCGCGGTCGTCCGCGCGGTCGAAGGATTGCTGCTGAAGCAGGAGGCGGGCCGTGGTGCTTGA
- a CDS encoding DNA polymerase III subunit — MLDTPNALNVPNALNVIVGQPEAVDLLRRAVEGGRVAHAWAFIGPHGAGRRTTALAFAKALVAPSGGAAASRVDRGLHPDVHLLGPTPPASNPKGTLAIRVENIRELERLASLKAAEAPWKVFIVDEAETMTGAAPQAFLKTLEEPPARTVIILVLSQVRALPATVLSRCQIVRFRPRAAEGAVALLPGGAGEDRARALGWLAQAQTRGVEAVLQVGEAVGRDREAALAVVETCWLWYRDLLCSQGGADSRLAVFAGKADGSGRSLDEVVAGLSACREAWQAIQGSVSPRLTVEVLLSRLTKAA; from the coding sequence GTGCTTGACACGCCCAACGCACTTAACGTGCCCAATGCACTTAACGTAATCGTCGGCCAGCCCGAAGCGGTGGATCTTCTCCGCCGCGCCGTCGAGGGAGGCCGCGTCGCGCACGCCTGGGCCTTCATCGGCCCGCACGGCGCCGGGCGCAGGACGACCGCGCTGGCCTTCGCCAAGGCCCTGGTGGCGCCGTCGGGCGGCGCCGCGGCCTCGCGGGTGGACCGCGGTCTCCACCCCGACGTCCACCTCCTCGGCCCTACGCCGCCCGCGAGCAACCCCAAGGGCACGCTCGCCATCCGCGTCGAGAACATCCGCGAGCTGGAACGGCTGGCGTCGCTCAAGGCCGCCGAGGCGCCGTGGAAAGTCTTCATCGTGGACGAGGCGGAGACCATGACGGGCGCGGCGCCCCAGGCCTTCCTGAAGACTCTTGAGGAGCCGCCGGCGCGGACCGTGATCATCCTGGTCCTGAGCCAGGTCCGCGCGCTGCCGGCCACGGTGCTCTCGCGCTGCCAGATCGTCCGCTTCCGTCCCCGCGCTGCCGAGGGCGCCGTCGCGCTCCTACCCGGCGGCGCCGGCGAGGACCGCGCGCGCGCGCTCGGATGGCTCGCGCAGGCGCAGACGCGCGGCGTCGAGGCCGTCCTCCAGGTCGGCGAGGCCGTCGGCCGCGACCGCGAAGCGGCGCTGGCCGTGGTCGAGACCTGCTGGCTGTGGTACCGCGACCTCCTCTGCTCCCAGGGCGGTGCCGATTCCCGCCTTGCCGTGTTCGCCGGGAAAGCCGATGGTTCGGGACGGTCGCTGGACGAAGTCGTGGCGGGTCTTTCCGCCTGCCGTGAAGCATGGCAGGCCATCCAAGGAAGCGTCTCACCTCGGCTCACGGTCGAGGTGCTGCTGAGCCGCCTGACGAAGGCGGCATAG
- the ricT gene encoding regulatory iron-sulfur-containing complex subunit RicT produces MSETTDTEAAVEPEAQLPYLIGVRLRVPLQAEDHLTDQEDLAVGDFVVVATGQGTAVGEIRRPKRPLPEFKRGRLYRQVMRRATDAEVAEWRARRERELQHAETCRQRARARGLRLKVVDVEIDPKHRRVTVLFNAEDRVDFRDLVRDLAHEFHARIEMRQIGARDTTKLMDGIGPCGRQLCCTSYLKKFDPISVKMAKTQDMPLTDSRLLGNCGRLKCCLLYEFSTYDQLRKHLPKVGSACQADCGTQGCMTGKVRSLRVLKQTVVVGFQDGTEAEVPLEALTWEGRPHVQPL; encoded by the coding sequence ATGAGCGAGACCACTGACACTGAGGCGGCGGTGGAGCCCGAGGCGCAGCTGCCGTATCTCATCGGCGTGCGGCTGCGCGTTCCGCTCCAGGCCGAGGACCACTTGACGGATCAAGAGGATCTGGCCGTCGGCGATTTCGTCGTCGTAGCGACGGGCCAGGGCACCGCTGTGGGCGAGATCAGGCGGCCCAAGCGCCCGCTGCCGGAGTTCAAGCGGGGCCGGCTCTACCGGCAGGTGATGCGTCGCGCGACGGACGCGGAAGTGGCCGAGTGGCGCGCGCGCCGCGAGCGCGAGCTCCAGCACGCCGAGACGTGCCGCCAGCGCGCCCGGGCGCGGGGGCTCAGGCTCAAGGTCGTGGACGTCGAGATCGATCCGAAGCACCGCCGCGTCACCGTCCTCTTCAATGCCGAGGACCGCGTGGACTTCCGCGACCTCGTGCGCGATCTCGCCCATGAGTTCCACGCGCGCATCGAGATGCGGCAGATCGGCGCGCGCGACACGACCAAGCTCATGGACGGCATCGGCCCGTGCGGCCGGCAGCTCTGCTGCACGTCGTATCTCAAGAAGTTCGACCCGATCTCGGTCAAGATGGCCAAGACTCAGGACATGCCGCTCACGGACAGCCGGCTCCTCGGCAACTGCGGCCGGCTCAAGTGCTGCCTGCTCTACGAGTTCTCCACCTACGACCAGCTGCGCAAGCACCTGCCCAAGGTCGGCTCGGCCTGCCAGGCCGACTGCGGCACGCAGGGGTGCATGACGGGCAAGGTGCGCTCGCTGCGCGTGCTCAAGCAGACCGTGGTGGTGGGCTTCCAGGACGGCACCGAGGCCGAGGTGCCGCTCGAGGCCTTGACGTGGGAAGGCCGCCCCCACGTCCAACCGCTCTGA